The following proteins come from a genomic window of Malus domestica chromosome 02, GDT2T_hap1:
- the LOC103407405 gene encoding mediator of RNA polymerase II transcription subunit 15a-like: MDSDNGTPRPRPPQGDGFRAGQGDWRSQSLPCSRQEIAIKIFDTLKTHRSSSGQEELPELMKIAAVFEENVFTSATSQWDYLQKISTKMFTVEAKSPNTILDTSLQANSSGSLLIHLVRIFLDQCSKDSPAPTRHANEAIWQEEVYQKIKDMKEMYLPELSEMYQKITNKIQQHEYCLSTQPKSEELEKLKMFKTMLERVILVLQVSKSSISPSLKDKLCLYEKQIIKFISTNRPRKPVLSLQQGQLSSSQIHNMQPSQFHTTQVHLENQMNPLLQNNMTRLQQNSVSSVAGVSMAQKNMLTVGIKRDREESLEASRQVSRTTLQQQNSTDQQKQLHQSQRALPETPSNCRVQTGNATVGDWQEEVFQKIKVMKEMYLPELTEIHQKIITKLPQLVSLPEYSERSEKQKMFKTMIERLISALQSSKNYITPSLKDKWGLYEKQILNFIDANRPRKQIPSSDLHSTQQPYSQHCAAEVKLEPIEGEGY; the protein is encoded by the exons ATGGATTCAGATAACGGGACGCCGCGGCCTCGGCCTCCTCAAGGTGATGGATTCAGAGCAGGCCAGGGCGATTGGAGGAGTCAATCTCTGCCGTGTTCACGACAAGAAATTGCCATCAAGAT ATTCGATACATTGAAGACGCATCGTTCCTCATCTGGCCAAGAGGAATTACCAGAACTCATGAAAATTGCCGCAGTCTTTGAGGAAAATGTTTTTACTTCTGCCACAAGCCAG TGGGATTATCTACAGAAGATTTCTACAAAGATGTTTACTGTGGAGGCCAAGTCTCCGAACACAATATTGGACACTTCTTTACAAGCTAACTCTTCTG GATCATTATTGATACATTTGGTTCGCATTTTTCTTGACCAATGTTCTAAAG ATTCCCCAGCTCCGACAAGACATGCAAATGAGGCTATTTGGCAGGAGGAGGTCTATCAAAAG ATCAAAGACATGAAGGAGATGTACTTACCCGAACTGAGTGAAATGTATCAGAAGATTACTAATAAAATTCAGCAG CACGAATATTGTCTTTCAACACAACCAAAATCAGAGGAGCTTGAGAAGCTAAAAATGTTCAAGACAATGTTGGAGCGTGTTATATTAGTCTTGCAGGTTTCCAAAAGTAGCATTTCACCTAGTTTGAAGGACAAGTTGTGCTTATATGAGAAGCAGATTATAAAGTTTATTAGTACAAACAGACCAAGGAAGCCAGTTTTATCTCTGCAGCAAGGGCAGCTCTCCTCATCTCAAATACACAACATGCAACCGTCACAATTTCACACTACTCAAGTCCATCTTGAAAATCAAATGAACCCATTGCTGCAGAACAACATGACTAGGTTGCAGCAAAATTCTGTGTCTTCTGTAGCTGGGGTTTCAATGGCACAGAAGAACATGTTGACCGTGGGCATAAAACGAGACAGGGAAGAAAGTCTTGAAGCATCACGTCAGGTATCAAGAACCACACTTCAACAACAAAATTCAACGGATCAACAAAAGCAGCTGCATCAATCACAAAGAGCCCTTCCTGAGACGCCATCAA ATTGCAGGGTCCAGACTGGGAATGCAACTGTGGGTGATTGGCAAGAGGAGGTCTTTCAGAAA ATCAAAGTCATGAAGGAAATGTACTTGCCCGAGCTAACTGAAATTCATCAGAAAATTATTACTAAACTTCCACAG CTCGTTTCTCTTCCAGAATATTCAGAGCGGAGTGAGAAGCAAAAAATGTTCAAGACCATGATCGAGCGCCTCATATCAGCCCTACAGAGTTCCAAAAATTACATTACACCTAGTTTGAAAGACAAATGGGGCTTATACGAGAAGCAGATACTAAACTTCATTGATGCAAATAGACCTAGGAAGCAGATCCCCTCGTCTGATTTGCACTCCACCCAGCAGCCATACTCTCAACACTGTGCCGCAGAAGTAAAACTAGAGCCAATAGAAGGCGAGGGTTACTGA
- the LOC103407404 gene encoding mediator of RNA polymerase II transcription subunit 15a-like, with protein MKRCRSTSPINVDASATGSIYDSSRLSDTEIFDLESTAISYIKRPRIEVNQTLFEEITAINHQLIDTVLDVSDEDTPPTVVSAQFRGGQGTIVRCSFIPVTIDPSLRSQHPSAQMLPIQPLRLLVPANYPLCSPIFLDKLRVEVGDELEDFSAKVKSKLNMSLRRLMEPLSLGEIARTWDICVRAVVAEYAEQNGGGNLSSKYGGWEDCMSAA; from the exons atgaaacgGTGCAGAAGTACATCGCCAATTAATGTTGATGCCTCAGCAACTGGAAGTATCTATGATAGTTCAAGGCTGAGTGATACGGAGATATTTGACTTGGAATCAACTGCAATATCTTATATCAAAAGGCCTAGGATTGAG GTGAATCAAACCCTGTTTGAAGAAATTACAGCAATTAACCACCAACTAATAGACACTGTATTAGATGTCAGTGACGAAGATACCCCTCCAACAGTAGTCTCAGCTCAATTTAGAGGTGGTCAAGGAACCATTGTCCGGTGCTCCTTCATTCCCGTGACCATCGATCCCAGTCTGAGGTCACAGCACCCTTCAGCTCAAATG CTTCCAATCCAGCCTTTACGATTGCTTGTTCCTGCAAATTATCCATTGTGCTCTCCCATATTTCTAGACAAGTTGAGAGTGGAAGTCGG TGATGAGCTAGAAGATTTTTCAGCAAAGGTAAAATCAAAGCTGAATATGTCGCTCCGGAGGCTGATGGAACCCTTGTCACTTGGGGAGATAGCAAGGACGTGGGACATTTGTGTGCGAGCGGTTGTCGCAGAATATGCAGAGCAGAATGGGGGAGGAAACTTGAGTTCCAAGTATGGAGGGTGGGAAGACTGTATGAGTGCTGCTTGA
- the LOC114823718 gene encoding mediator of RNA polymerase II transcription subunit 15a-like: MDPVNWRTKFPAESREKVVNKVFSTLMKRVPFSEHEKHMSDYKRISVNFEEKVYMVSRDQQEYILRIKSKLEELESSPKNLNPGGAQGQSISVQSTAPSQAHEQHSLPSVRDNIASGGGFTNLASAKPTVSVTPQVPLPNNASENSNTQNVFGNSQRSVRNLSGRGQPYNITANNMRQEQGRQNSPQIVAQQNHELQNPHLCKQVWQENISPSYVTQQKQLQPQHHYQQKLLKPTQQQTSQQSMLQTPVMRPSETCVSPLSDIWQDPMSSFYQTTQLRIKNQSQIAFRQTNQSQVTPDIHQNVSSSSQNPLMQSQMQAHLIGRKLTATNTQQSHIDGQPNGVLNLQQQQPRSPFQQNNVQQRFQLQKTNLSSAYHEQLGERNNISVLQQSSQLPNKDQVPQPHSLERRLNTQTQPEKMKQLPNPSAQDQQQAYQTSGTLTSTSEGRVSCTDNGQEEAYQMLQSLKSKYLIPLADMYKTITCRLQQLNSVSQQTETVGIEKLNALRNRVKSIISNLNLPKSKVAPSSKENLGVYEKFITSILSVRGRGNSGPSEQHGQRSSDVNSTRQFMQLHSQTPPVQTQQDEKKSTFQSVNSQDSATTMQRSNATNLVNDSKSVSECPTLQPTDTYSGKIGSFNIVQQVSSGTLNIPKTNLQQPNVKTLLSHSPVHGPQSNVNAFESSCNTFQEMHLKQPKEERDVQAQTLKQEPQDWHEMLQQSVQKQIVQQHSRLLKFQSGASFPTALPKTHGSSHSQVPRCSTIDKKNLLVPFTEARTTFYPINTPSTKTCLVPLPSSSVPGDFEMPMSDTSSLSNAGTIGDHMVDGAPKSTSPIAISTPGISASFLLEESSNDIHCNTSTIMSDELSASKQPIQRLVKVVNMMSSKALSAAILDIGSVVCTTDRLSL, encoded by the exons TTTCAGTACCTTAATGAAGCGTGTTCCATTTTCTGAGCACGAGAAACATATGTCTGATTACAAGAGGATTTCTGTAAATTTCGAGGAAAAGGTTTATATGGTTTCCAGAGACCAG CAAGAATATATACTGCGGATCAAATCAAAGTTGGAAGAATTGGAATCTTCGCCAAAAAACTTGAATCCAG GTGGCGCGCAAGGCCAATCAATTTCTGTTCAATCCACAGCTCCATCTCAAGCACATGAACAACATTCACTGCCTAGTGTTCGAGATAACATTGCATCTGGTGGAGGTTTTACTAACTTAGCATCTGCAAAGCCCACTGTCAGTGTTACGCCTCAGGTTCCTTTGCCAAATAATGctagtgaaaattccaatacgCAGAATGTCTTTGGTAATTCACAGAGGTCTGTACGAAATTTATCAGGACGTGGGCAACCTTATAATATTACTGCCAATAATATGAGACAGGAGCAAGGGAGACAAAATTCACCCCAGATTGTTGCTCAGCAGAACCATGAGCTGCAAAATCCTCATCTTTGTAAGCAGGTCTGGCAGGAAAATATCTCACCCTCATATGTAACCCAGCAAAAGCAACTACAGCCGCAACACCACTACCAACAGAAACTCTTAAAACCTACTCAGCAACAGACCTCTCAACAATCTATGTTGCAAACTCCTGTCATGCGCCCTTCTGAGACATGTGTTTCTCCACTTTCTGATATTTGGCAGGACCCGATGTCTTCTTTCTATCAGACAACACAGTTGAGGATTAAGAATCAGTCACAGATAGCCTTTAGGCAAACAAACCAATCACAAGTGACTCCGGATATTCATCAAAATGTATCATCAAGTTCACAGAACCCATTAATGCAATCACAAATGCAAGCACATTTGATAGGGAGAAAGTTGACTGCTACTAATACGCAACAAAGTCACATAGATGGGCAACCAAATGGCGTCCTTAACTTGCAGCAGCAACAGCCCAGGTCACCATTCCAACAGAATAACGTACAACAACGGTTTCAGTTACAGAAAACAAATCTTTCAAGTGCATATCATGAGCAATTGGGCGAAAGAAACAATATTTCTGTGCTACAACAAAGCTCACAGCTGCCAAATAAAGATCAAGTACCACAACCACACTCTCTTGAGAGACGACTGAACACTCAAACACAGCCAGAGAAGATGAAACAATTGCCAAATCCATCGGCACAAGATCAGCAGCAAGCATATCAAACATCAG GAACACTAACTTCTACATCTGAGGGAAGGGTTTCATGTACAGATAATGGGCAAGAGGAAGCCTATCAGAtg CTTCAAAGTCTAAAAAGCAAGTATTTAATACCTCTGGCTGATATGTATAAGACGATAACATGTAGGCTCCAGCAG CTCAACTCTGTCTCTCAACAGACAGAAACAGTCGGTATTGAGAAACTTAATGCCTTGAGGAATAGGGTGAAGTCAATCATTTCTAATCTAAATTTGCCCAAAAGCAAAGTTGCACCTTCGTCCAAGGAGAATCTGGGTGTATATGAGAAGTTCATTACTTCTATTCTTAGTGTACGTGGAAGGGGAAATTCTGGTCCCTCGGAGCAGCATGGACAACGTTCTTCTGATGTGAACTCTACCCGTCAATTCATGCAACTTCATTCTCAAACTCCTCCAGTTCAGACACAGCAAGACGAAAAGAAGTCAACATTTCAGTCAGTGAACTCACAGGATTCTGCAACAACAATGCAGCGGAGCAATGCAACAAACTTGGTTAACGATTCTAAGTCTGTATCTGAGTGCCCAACCCTGCAGCCGACCGACACATATTCAGGAAAGATAGGCTCATTTAACATAGTGCAGCAGGTTTCCTCAGGAACCTTAAATATTCCTAAAACCAATCTCCAACAACCAAATGTTAAGACCTTGTTGTCACATAGCCCGGTGCATGGACCACAGTCAAATGTGAATGCTTTTGAGTCAAGCTGTAATACATTTCAAGAGATGCACCTGAAACAACCTAAAGAGGAGCGAGATGTGCAGGCTCAGACCCTGAAGCAAGAACCTCAAGATTGGCATGAGATGCTGCAGCAATCAGTACAAAAGCAAATTGTGCAACAGCATAGCAGGCTGCTAAAGTTTCAATCCGGAGCTTCATTTCCTACTGCTTTGCCCAAAACTCATGGTTCTTCCCATTCACAAGTTCCTCGGTGTTCTACCATTGACAAGAAAAATCTTCTGGTGCCTTTTACAGAAGCAAGAACCACTTTCTATCCCATAAACACACCCTCTACTAAAACTTGTTTGGTTCCCTTGCCTTCATCGTCTGTCCCAGGAGATTTTGAGATGCCTATGTCTGATACTTCATCCCTATCGAATGCTGGAACTATTGGAGATCATATGGTAGATGGTGCACCAAAATCCACATCACCCATTGCCATCAGCACTCCTGGGATATCTGCTTCATTCTTACTTGAAGAATCCAGTAACGACATTCATTGTAATACATCTACAATAATGTCTGATGAGTTGAGTGCTTCTAAGCAGCCTATTCAGCGCTTAGTTAAAGTG GTGAACATGATGTCATCTAAAGCACTAAGTGCTGCTATTTTGGACATTGGCTCTGTCGTTTGTACAACTGATAGGttatccttatga